A single window of Xylocopilactobacillus apicola DNA harbors:
- a CDS encoding helix-turn-helix domain-containing protein yields the protein MNHGQLLKDLRIGRGITQQQLADGISSQAALSRMEASGNIPSDLLLKFLNRLDIYLIEFFMLAGEENVTVPHTFLNQRENSIFQKEKADELIKNEMELYRKTGFPKHKINALSLKAAYSKVHDLPLENSKEITNEIKNHLLQFNSWFINDIILYTNLLFIFDNEFIKTHHRTILRSLDRFFLGRAQKHNLQIHYANNSVLLAFERHNWADLDFYLDTYREFLTASPESLNDRIMYSIFTKLRDLVFEFDEARYQNLIAETQIFSTYGLDAAGVDIRNLIDDCLTK from the coding sequence ATGAATCACGGACAATTACTTAAAGATTTACGAATCGGACGAGGCATTACGCAACAACAACTAGCTGACGGAATTTCGTCCCAGGCGGCTCTCTCAAGAATGGAAGCTTCAGGCAATATTCCTTCAGATTTACTATTAAAATTTCTCAATCGACTTGATATTTATCTTATTGAGTTCTTTATGCTAGCCGGTGAAGAAAACGTTACAGTCCCTCACACCTTTTTAAATCAACGGGAAAACTCTATTTTTCAAAAAGAAAAAGCAGACGAATTAATTAAAAACGAGATGGAATTATATAGAAAAACTGGCTTTCCAAAGCATAAAATCAATGCCTTGAGTCTGAAAGCTGCTTACAGCAAAGTTCACGATCTTCCACTGGAAAATTCCAAAGAAATTACTAACGAAATCAAAAATCATCTGCTACAATTCAATTCTTGGTTTATTAATGACATAATTTTATACACAAATTTGTTATTTATTTTCGACAATGAATTTATCAAAACTCACCATCGAACGATTCTTCGTTCTTTGGATCGATTCTTTCTGGGAAGAGCACAAAAACATAATTTACAAATTCATTATGCTAATAATTCAGTCTTGTTGGCTTTCGAACGCCATAACTGGGCCGATCTAGACTTCTACTTAGACACTTATCGCGAATTTCTGACGGCTTCCCCAGAGTCACTAAATGATCGAATTATGTATTCCATTTTTACTAAGCTGCGTGACCTTGTCTTTGAATTCGATGAAGCAAGATATCAGAACTTGATAGCAGAAACTCAAATTTTTTCCACTTACGGACTTGATGCTGCTGGCGTTGATATCAGAAATTTAATAGACGATTGTTTGACCAAGTAA